The Deltaproteobacteria bacterium genome has a segment encoding these proteins:
- a CDS encoding site-specific DNA-methyltransferase, which produces MTQRFEKLKTLLKELFQLDQPDLDFGLYRIMHAKAAEVTQFLDKDLLPQVRKAFEQYQPADKAELEKDLAKAIEQAQALGADPETLPKVKDLRRKLAEDAVDIGGLEDEVYDHLFSFFRRYYSEGDFLAKRVYKPGVYAIPYEGEEVKLHWANRDQYYIKTSEYLRDYAFRLRPENEANPMRVHFRLVDAAEGEHGNVKAAEGKDRVFILAAEDCVAQENDDLVIRFEYRPATLADWHPAPGRGTLGRGTLQRAPATTDPGTGTDLGTGTLGTGTLQRAPTTTDPGTGIDPGTGTDLGTGIDLGRGTLRRAPTAESHSPTSADQREAKTKPPAQKDLIAIAATRVLAVADASLAAWIAELGKPHTLSSGEKADYSRLEAHLRRYTARNTFDYFIHKDLGGFLRRELDFYIKNEVMHLDDIENETAPRVEQYLSKIKVIRRIAGKIIDFLAQLEDFQKKLWLKKKFVVETNYCITLDRIPEEFYPEIAANDAQRKEWVRLFAIDEIKGDLATPGYKVPLTVAFLKGHPTLVLDTRHFDADFTARLLQAIGDVREQTDGMLVRSENFQALSLAQARYGEQVKCIYIDPPYNTDASAILYKNDYKHSSWMSLIENRLALTGRLLGTTGVICFAVDDEEVSEARHVLAQFFPKEVGIAVVRSNPQSRKAKGTFSPAHEYALFYGRSSTSTPGSLELTEKRMARYPKQDEKGRFAWMNFIRTGTNDRRADRPKLYYPILVAHDNTLRIPNMTWSSELGEYGEYVLNEPIRENEVAVFPVVDTDEGQIEKRWHRGHGRVTEEPDEYRARRDPDGHVSIDFKTRMDESSTPVTWWDSKEYASANYGAVELKALFGAKPFDFPKALGLVADCLRAANANADSIVLDYFAGSGTTGHAVLNLNREDGGRRKFILVEMGDYFDTVLLPRIKKVTFTPEWKDGKPKRLATKEEAERSPRIVKIIRLESYEDALNNLETRRTDTQRSLLEAPGARGADGLKEQYLLRYMLDVETRGSQSLLNVQAFKDPTAYKLKVKRPGSDESREVSVDLLETFNYLNYLIGLTVQHIAAPQTFSASFKRDDDPDLPADAPRRLLLDGRLKEISPHPTPLPASGAREEKVWWFRTVTGTTPDGRRTLIMWRKLTGDPEQDNLVLDAWFTKQGYSTKDYEFHLIYVNGDNNLENLKQPDDTWKVRMIEEDFHRLMFDTEGV; this is translated from the coding sequence GGCCTGGAGGACGAAGTCTACGATCACCTTTTCAGCTTCTTCCGGCGCTATTACTCGGAGGGCGATTTCCTGGCGAAGCGCGTCTACAAGCCCGGCGTCTACGCCATCCCCTACGAGGGCGAGGAGGTGAAGCTCCACTGGGCCAACCGCGACCAGTACTACATCAAGACCAGCGAGTACCTGCGCGATTACGCCTTCCGTCTGCGGCCGGAGAATGAGGCCAACCCGATGCGCGTGCACTTTCGGCTGGTCGACGCCGCCGAGGGCGAGCATGGGAACGTCAAAGCCGCGGAGGGCAAGGACCGCGTCTTCATTTTGGCAGCCGAGGATTGTGTCGCCCAGGAAAACGACGACCTGGTGATCCGTTTCGAATACCGCCCCGCGACGCTGGCGGATTGGCACCCCGCGCCCGGTAGGGGCACGTTGGGTAGGGGCACGTTGCAACGTGCCCCTGCGACGACCGATCCGGGTACGGGCACCGATTTGGGTACGGGCACGTTGGGTACGGGCACGTTGCAACGTGCCCCAACGACGACCGATCCGGGTACGGGCATCGATCCGGGTACGGGCACCGATTTGGGTACGGGCATCGATTTGGGTAGGGGCACGTTGCGACGTGCCCCTACGGCGGAATCCCATTCACCAACGTCTGCGGACCAGCGCGAGGCCAAGACCAAACCACCCGCGCAGAAAGACCTGATCGCGATTGCCGCGACGCGCGTGCTGGCCGTGGCCGACGCGTCACTCGCCGCATGGATCGCCGAACTGGGCAAGCCGCACACCCTCTCGAGCGGCGAGAAGGCCGACTACAGCCGTCTCGAAGCCCACCTGCGCCGCTACACCGCCCGCAACACCTTCGACTACTTCATCCACAAGGACCTGGGCGGCTTCCTGCGCCGGGAGCTGGACTTCTACATCAAGAACGAGGTCATGCACCTCGACGACATCGAGAACGAGACGGCGCCGCGCGTCGAGCAGTACCTGTCCAAGATCAAGGTCATCCGCCGCATCGCCGGCAAGATCATCGACTTCCTTGCGCAGCTCGAAGATTTCCAGAAGAAGCTCTGGCTCAAAAAGAAGTTCGTGGTCGAGACCAACTACTGCATCACACTCGACCGCATCCCAGAAGAGTTCTACCCCGAGATTGCCGCCAATGACGCCCAGCGGAAGGAGTGGGTGCGGCTCTTCGCGATCGACGAGATCAAAGGCGACTTGGCGACGCCGGGGTACAAAGTACCGCTCACTGTGGCGTTTCTGAAGGGGCATCCGACACTGGTGCTGGATACGCGGCACTTCGACGCCGACTTCACCGCGCGGCTACTACAGGCGATAGGCGACGTGCGCGAGCAAACGGATGGGATGCTGGTGCGCAGCGAGAACTTCCAGGCGCTCTCGTTGGCCCAGGCGCGCTACGGGGAGCAGGTGAAATGCATCTACATTGACCCACCATACAATACCGACGCATCGGCGATCCTCTACAAGAACGATTACAAACACTCGTCCTGGATGAGCCTCATCGAGAACAGACTGGCTCTGACAGGAAGGCTGCTCGGGACCACCGGTGTGATCTGTTTTGCAGTCGATGACGAAGAGGTTTCGGAGGCTCGGCACGTGCTGGCGCAGTTCTTTCCCAAAGAGGTCGGGATCGCGGTTGTGCGATCAAACCCGCAGAGTCGAAAGGCCAAGGGGACATTTTCGCCTGCGCACGAGTATGCCCTGTTTTACGGTAGGTCATCCACGTCGACGCCGGGCAGCTTGGAACTTACCGAGAAGCGCATGGCCCGATATCCCAAGCAAGACGAGAAGGGCCGTTTTGCCTGGATGAACTTCATTCGGACCGGGACCAACGACAGGAGGGCCGATCGCCCGAAGCTCTACTACCCGATCTTGGTGGCTCACGACAACACACTGAGGATTCCGAATATGACGTGGTCGAGCGAGCTCGGAGAGTATGGCGAGTACGTGCTCAATGAGCCGATCAGGGAGAATGAGGTGGCTGTCTTCCCGGTAGTGGATACCGACGAAGGTCAGATCGAGAAAAGGTGGCATAGAGGACACGGGAGGGTCACGGAGGAGCCCGACGAGTACCGGGCACGCAGAGACCCTGACGGGCATGTCAGTATCGACTTCAAGACCCGCATGGATGAAAGCTCGACTCCTGTGACATGGTGGGACAGCAAGGAGTATGCTTCGGCCAACTACGGCGCCGTTGAGCTGAAGGCCCTGTTTGGAGCTAAGCCATTCGACTTTCCCAAAGCATTGGGTCTCGTAGCGGACTGTCTGAGGGCAGCAAACGCAAACGCCGACTCCATCGTCTTGGACTACTTCGCAGGCTCCGGCACGACTGGGCACGCGGTCCTTAACCTGAACCGTGAGGACGGTGGGCGGCGCAAGTTCATCCTCGTGGAGATGGGCGACTACTTCGACACGGTTCTCCTGCCACGCATCAAGAAGGTCACCTTTACGCCCGAGTGGAAGGACGGCAAGCCGAAGCGCCTGGCGACCAAGGAGGAAGCAGAACGCAGCCCGCGCATCGTCAAGATCATCCGCCTCGAATCCTACGAAGACGCCTTGAACAACCTGGAGACGCGCCGCACCGATACGCAGAGGAGCCTTTTGGAAGCGCCCGGAGCGCGTGGCGCAGACGGGCTGAAGGAGCAATACCTGCTGCGCTACATGCTCGACGTCGAGACGCGCGGCAGCCAGTCGCTGCTCAACGTGCAGGCGTTCAAGGACCCGACCGCCTACAAGCTGAAGGTGAAGCGCCCGGGCAGCGACGAGAGCCGCGAGGTCAGCGTCGATCTGCTGGAGACGTTCAATTACCTGAATTACCTGATCGGCTTGACGGTGCAGCACATCGCCGCGCCACAGACGTTCAGCGCAAGCTTCAAGCGCGACGACGATCCCGACTTGCCTGCGGACGCACCGCGCCGCTTGCTCCTTGATGGACGCTTGAAAGAGATATCCCCTCACCCCACCCCTCTCCCCGCAAGCGGGGCGAGGGAGGAAAAGGTGTGGTGGTTCCGCACCGTGACGGGTACGACGCCGGACGGCAGGCGGACGCTGATCATGTGGCGCAAGCTCACGGGCGACCCGGAGCAGGACAACCTGGTCCTCGACGCCTGGTTCACCAAGCAGGGCTACTCGACGAAGGACTACGAGTTCCACCTCATCTACGTGAACGGCGACAACAACCTGGAGAACCTCAAGCAGCCGGACGATACCTGGAAGGTGCGCATGATCGAGGAGGATTTTCACCGGTTGATGTTCGATACGGAGGGCGTGTGA